One segment of Ricinus communis isolate WT05 ecotype wild-type chromosome 8, ASM1957865v1, whole genome shotgun sequence DNA contains the following:
- the LOC112535149 gene encoding putative disease resistance RPP13-like protein 1, protein MAGALAGGSFIYAFLQVLFDRMASRQVLDFCKGQKLSERFLEKLSLTVNFVDGVLDDAEEKQIIRPAVKRWLEDLKGVAYEADDLFVEVPYEAMGLEMEAACSKTSTDQVRKSSLLLIHLKRICMWN, encoded by the coding sequence ATGGCTGGAGCTTTAGCAGGAGGTTCGTTTATCTATGCTTTTCTTCAGGTTTTGTTTGATCGGATGGCTTCTCGCCAGGTTCTTGACTTTTGCAAGGGTCAAAAGCTCAGCGAAAGGTTCCTGGAAAAATTGAGCTTAActgtgaattttgttgatgGAGTTCTTGATGATGCAGAGGAGAAACAAATAATTAGACCAGCTGTCAAAAGGTGGCTTGAGGATCTCAAAGGTGTTGCGTATGAAGCTGATGACTTGTTCGTTGAGGTTCCATATGAAGCTATGGGATTGGAAATGGAAGCTGCATGCTCTAAAACCAGCACGGATCAGGTGCGGAAatcctctcttcttttaatCCATTTGAAAAGAATATGCATGTGGAATTAG
- the LOC8276663 gene encoding protein SENSITIVITY TO RED LIGHT REDUCED 1 gives MDASAKILTVDNHTCNGEWTVVLPRGKRSRNFSKIRTPEEQQQPWVPADLESDSNRQSKLIEKMNICMKKVENSQFYQTLLEQIQTPESLDSFHKVLGSELKMQMVIYGIGSIESYETPRIQLSVAILMKKEFSWIGDIEVFDPVLSATESRVLEALGCSVLSVNEHGRRCVTRPTLFYMPHCEAELYNNLLQANWRVELLNRIALFGNSFEVYQYLSEFRNSTIVDSSRHIVAVREFTHEYVIKTVSDDYFAAFHDSSWHFFSPDPKTELQLFNN, from the coding sequence ATGGATGCTTCTGCTAAAATCCTAACTGTTGACAACCATACCTGTAATGGAGAGTGGACAGTTGTTTTACCTCGTGGCAAACGAAGTAGaaacttttctaaaattagaacCCCAGAAGAACAGCAGCAGCCATGGGTTCCTGCGGATCTTGAATCCGATTCAAACAGACAATCAAAATTGATTGAAAAGATGAATATTTGTATGAAGAAAGTTGAGAACTCACAGTTCTATCAGACCCTTCTGGAACAAATCCAAACTCCAGAAtctttggattcttttcaCAAGGTGCTGGGTTCAGAGTTAAAGATGCAAATGGTGATATATGGCATTGGCAGCATTGAGTCATATGAAACCCCACGAATCCAGCTGAGCGTTGCAATCTTAATGAAAAAGGAATTTAGTTGGATTGGCGATATAGAGGTTTTTGATCCAGTTCTTTCAGCTACAGAATCTCGAGTTTTGGAAGCCCTTGGTTGTTCTGTTCTATCTGTAAATGAGCATGGTCGGCGATGTGTTACAAGGCCAACGTTATTTTACATGCCACATTGCGAGGCAGAGTTATACAACAATCTTCTACAAGCAAATTGGAGGGTGGAGCTTTTGAATCGTATTGCATTGTTTGGAAACAGCTTTGAGGTGTATCAGTACTTATCTGAATTTAGGAACTCAACAATTGTCGATTCATCCAGACATATTGTGGCTGTTCGAGAATTCACCCATGAGTATGTAATCAAGACAGTTTCAGATGACTATTTTGCTGCCTTTCACGATTCAAGTTGGCATTTTTTCAGCCCTGATCCAAAGACAGAGCTGCagttatttaataattga